AAGTACTCAGACCAAGAAAATTTAGAGCAGGTAACTATTGCCTACAGAGCCAGCGATAATGATGTAAACAACGGCTGGTTCGAAGCTGATTATGCTCCTGATGGACAGGTAAAAAAGGTATATGAGAAGGTCTTTAACATAAGGCCGTAAGTATTCTTTAATCTTAAGAACTAACTCATTTCAAAATCAAAATTAATTAGAACTATCCTATCAGAATTGATAGGATAGTTCTATCAGTCTATAGATACCTATTCAGGTATACTACTACTCCAAAATACCACAGATAATGTTATTTCCGATCCTGATTAATGACGAAGAAGAAAACTCTCTTTTCTTTACTATTAAAATATAAATATTCATTTCTAGCTGGTTTAGTAGCGCTTTCACTTGTGGACATATGTCAGCTTTCTATTCCACTTATAATAGAGAGAGTAATAGATGCGCTAACATTAGAGAATGCATCAATAAGCGATATTTCCAGATACGGACTGTATATGCTCATAATTGCAATAGCGATGTCCGTTTTCAGATTCTTCTGGCGATATTTCATAATGGGCGCGGCGAGGAAAATAGAGCAGTCACTAAGAAACGAGTTCTTTGCCCACCTTCAGAGTCTTAACTTTGATTTCTTCTCGCAGAGAAAAACGGGTGATTTGATGGCCCACACTGTAAACGACGTTGAAACACTTAAGTTTGCCTGCGGGTTAGGGGTGCTTGTTGCATATGACGGAATATTTCTTTTGGTATTTATATTTGGGGCAATGCTCTATATTTCTCCTCAGCTTACTCTTTATGCCTTTATCCCTTTCCCCATTTTGGGGATCATTATTTACTTCTTTGGCAAAATGATCGAAAAAAGGTTTCAGAGGGTTCAGGACTCATTCTCAGAACTCACAGAAAGCGCCAGAGAATCAATATCAGGCATAAAAGTTGTAAAAGCATTCGTAAGAAAAGATGAAGAGTTAAAGGATTTTTCGGGATCAAGCCAGGACTATCTGGATAAAAACTTAAACCTCATAAAGATTTGGGGCGTGTATCAGCCTATAATTACATTTGCAGCGGCATCAGCAACAGCAATATTCCTCTGGCTTGGAGGGATTAAGACTATTACGCTCGACATATCATTAGGAAGCTTTGCTGCGATTCTTGTTTATTTGACCATGCTCACCTGGCCGATGATGGCTATGGGATGGGCGGTTGATATTATTAAGAGAGGAAATGCTTCACTTAACAGATTAAATGCTGTTTTGGCTGAGAAACCTAAATCAATTTCAGAGCCTGGTGCAGTAGATCACAATATTAAAGGTGAAATTGAATTTAACCACTTAACATTTTCCTATCTTGATAGTCCAGCTCTAATCGATGTCTCACTTAAGATTCCAATTGGCCAAGCGCTTGGTATTACAGGAGGCACTGGATCAGGAAAAAGCACCTTGTTTCATCTATTGACCAGAATACAAGATCCGCCAGAAAACTCAGTGTTCATAGATAGTATAGATGTAACAAAAATTACAAGGGCAAGCCTTAGAGAAGGGATTGTTTATGTTCCCCAGGAAACTACAGTGTTTAGCGGGACTATTAAGGATAATATCTCATTTATGAATCCTGTTATAACTGATGAACAAATAGAAAATGCTGCTAAGGTGGCCGAGATATATGATGAGATAATTCAGTTCCCGGGCGGCTTTGAAGCAAGAGTGGGCGAGAGGGGACTTAGTCTCTCAGGCGGGCAGCGCCAAAGGCTGGCCTTGGCAAGAGCCATATTACTTAAGCCACGTGTTTTGATCTTAGATGATGTTTTTTCCTCGCTTGATCTTAAAACTGAGAGTTTAGTTCTTAGAAATTTGAGAAAAGAGATGAAGGGCAGCACCCTTTTAGCAATCTCAAGCCGTGTGCCTTCGATCAGCGGGTTTGATAGGATTGCAGTAATGGATGAGGGAAGTTTGGCTGAACTTGGAACACATCAAGAGCTTATGGCACAAAAAGGGATTTACTACGGCCTTTATAAAATCCAAACTTTCGAATAATAAGCAAATGAGTGTCGAAAATATGAACAAAACAGGACTAGTCCTATATTTTGCATATGGCTCTAATATGAACCCAGAGAGGATGAGGGAAAGAGGGGCCGCATTTTACTCAAGAACAAATCTAATTTTCCCAGGCTATAGATTGGTTTTTAATAAAATTGTTAAAACCCCAGATGCCGGAGCAGCAAATATAGTTCGTGATGAAAAAGCTTATGTACAAGGAGTTCTCTATCTTGTCACACTAAGGGGTATTTATAATCTAGATAAATTTGAACACTATCCAGATGAATATGACAGAGTGAGTCTAAGCCATGTTGTTAATGATAATTCCAAACAAGAATTTTACACATATATCGCCCAGCCTGATAAAACCAGAGAGGGCTTAATGCCTCTTAGTTCTTACTTGGACCATCTATTAGCAGGTCGGGATTTGCTCACAGAGGATTACTGCAATTTTTTAAAAGAGATTAAGACCTTGGATTGATTGACGCTTAATCCTATCTTAATCCTCATGGGTTATTATTTAGGAATCAACCGATGTTATTTGGTATAATTTAAATACTAATACAAAACGGAGGTGTTTCTGATGGCAGATAACGTTAGGAAGCTATATCGCTCAAGTCATGACAAAATGGTTGCTGGGATCTGCGGCGGTTTTGCAGAGATGTTTTCTGTAGATTCCACTTTGATAAGACTAGGTGTGGTTTTTCTAGGCCTTATAACGGCAGTAGTGCCTCTTGTAATAGTTTATATAATAGCTTGGATTATTATTCCTGAGGGCGCGTCAGAGTAGTTGGGATATAAACTCAAAATTCTAATTAGGAGCTCATGTGAATTACCTCGAAGTTGCGGAAAATACTGCTAGAAAAGCAGGCGTCGTACTATTAGAGAATCTTGGAAAAGTAAAAGAGATTGAGTTTAAGGCCAAAAATAGCCTCGTAACTGAAGTAGATAAGCTTTCCGAGAAGATAATAATAGAGGATATAAAAAAGAATTTTCCATCTCATAGTATATTTGCAGAGGAATCCGGGAGGGATACTCAAAACTCAGAGCACCTTTGGCTTATTGACCCGATAGACGGTACCACTAACTATGCCCATGCTTATCCTTTTTTCTCAATATCAATAGCGCTTGAAATAAATGGTGTAGTAGTAGCCGGCCTTGTATACGATCCGGTTAAAGATGAGATGTTTACTGCTGAGCTTGGTAAAGGCGCATTTCTAAATGGCGAGCCTATTAAAGTATCTAAATCACATGCAATTGAACACAGCCATGTTTGCACCGGGTTTATGCACGAAGTTGAGTGGATGGTAGAGGTTAATATCAGACACTTTGGAAACTTTATCAGAAAAGCAAGAGCGGTAAGACGAGACGGCTCGGCGGCGCTAGATGTATGCTATGTGGCGTGCGGTCGTTTTGATGGTTTTTGGGAATTAGGGCTTAATCCCTGGGACACTGCGGCGGCAGTACTTATTTTAAAAGAGGCGGGCGGTCATGTAACTACTTTTTCGGGCGGCGACTACACTATTTACATGAAAGAGATTCTTGGGTCAAATGCGATTGTGCATGATCAGATGATAGAAATTTTGGCTCTTGAAGATTAACTCCTATATACTTTAACTATGAATATTTTTAGAGTCATACTTTTGGGATTTATCTTAGTGTTTTCC
The sequence above is drawn from the Thermodesulfobacteriota bacterium genome and encodes:
- a CDS encoding PspC domain-containing protein: MADNVRKLYRSSHDKMVAGICGGFAEMFSVDSTLIRLGVVFLGLITAVVPLVIVYIIAWIIIPEGASE
- a CDS encoding gamma-glutamylcyclotransferase family protein, which codes for MSVENMNKTGLVLYFAYGSNMNPERMRERGAAFYSRTNLIFPGYRLVFNKIVKTPDAGAANIVRDEKAYVQGVLYLVTLRGIYNLDKFEHYPDEYDRVSLSHVVNDNSKQEFYTYIAQPDKTREGLMPLSSYLDHLLAGRDLLTEDYCNFLKEIKTLD
- a CDS encoding ABC transporter ATP-binding protein, which gives rise to MTKKKTLFSLLLKYKYSFLAGLVALSLVDICQLSIPLIIERVIDALTLENASISDISRYGLYMLIIAIAMSVFRFFWRYFIMGAARKIEQSLRNEFFAHLQSLNFDFFSQRKTGDLMAHTVNDVETLKFACGLGVLVAYDGIFLLVFIFGAMLYISPQLTLYAFIPFPILGIIIYFFGKMIEKRFQRVQDSFSELTESARESISGIKVVKAFVRKDEELKDFSGSSQDYLDKNLNLIKIWGVYQPIITFAAASATAIFLWLGGIKTITLDISLGSFAAILVYLTMLTWPMMAMGWAVDIIKRGNASLNRLNAVLAEKPKSISEPGAVDHNIKGEIEFNHLTFSYLDSPALIDVSLKIPIGQALGITGGTGSGKSTLFHLLTRIQDPPENSVFIDSIDVTKITRASLREGIVYVPQETTVFSGTIKDNISFMNPVITDEQIENAAKVAEIYDEIIQFPGGFEARVGERGLSLSGGQRQRLALARAILLKPRVLILDDVFSSLDLKTESLVLRNLRKEMKGSTLLAISSRVPSISGFDRIAVMDEGSLAELGTHQELMAQKGIYYGLYKIQTFE
- a CDS encoding inositol monophosphatase family protein, with amino-acid sequence MNYLEVAENTARKAGVVLLENLGKVKEIEFKAKNSLVTEVDKLSEKIIIEDIKKNFPSHSIFAEESGRDTQNSEHLWLIDPIDGTTNYAHAYPFFSISIALEINGVVVAGLVYDPVKDEMFTAELGKGAFLNGEPIKVSKSHAIEHSHVCTGFMHEVEWMVEVNIRHFGNFIRKARAVRRDGSAALDVCYVACGRFDGFWELGLNPWDTAAAVLILKEAGGHVTTFSGGDYTIYMKEILGSNAIVHDQMIEILALED